The nucleotide window tgtgtcactgtgtgagaagagcgctctataaattgaattgaataatttAACAAGCCAGTGTGTTACATTTGTTCCTAGTTATCCTCCAATTCCATAGTTTCTGACAATGTCTTCAGATGGTTGGTCATTTTAAGACAGTCTTTTTATGTCTTTTGCATACCAGGattgaactttttttaaacatagtggTTTGATTTACTTCTTGTGGGAAGTTTAAGTGCTAATTGTGAAATAGGCACAACTCTCAACACTAATGTGCACGAGTTTGGCCAGTCACAGAAACTGTTTTTTGAACAGTAAATGCTAaatttttctctcccctttgATTAAACCATGTTTCTTCACCTGAGAAGGTTCTATAGATGACTGAACCCTGTGAGAATTCATATCTTTGCTCCTTGTTACGGGTACCTCAGACCATTTTTCTGTCACTTTTAATTATGTAGCAAATTTTACAAACaatggtaatttaaaaaattaagaaatgcactaaatttactggaattacCATACCATTAATCGGGAATCCTTCCGTATATGTCCTCATTAGTTGTTTCATACTTGATGGAAGCCGGACGAAATATTGACTTCTACTAGTGACCTTAAAGACAGAATGTAAAGAACTGGTTCAGGTATTCAGGTAGCTGGCAGGGTATGCGATAACTGAACAATTTAGCTTCTCTCTCTCAAATTAGGTGCACTGTATGTGGCTCTAACAAATACCACAGTGAGATCAGTTTGTgggtattttatgtatttattcttgGTAAGGAAGTAGGTATAAAAATGGTCTGATTCTTGTCAGTGCAAGTTTTGAAAAgctcatttgtttaaaaaaaaagagggtgTGTTCAACTTCCCTTTTAAATCTGATAATGTGCTGATAAGTACCTATGTGGTCTCTGATAAAAGCAGTTGCACAAAAGTAAATTGCATAAAGTGTTTTAGGTTGTAATGAATCCAGCTGGAATGACATCTGACAGCTGTtcagaatttaaaattatttgcctCTGCTGAATATTGCAACCCcccattaaaaaaagttttttaaaataaaaatttaacagCTCATTGATCTCATTTCTTCCTCCTCCCCTTAGATGCTGACCTAAACATAGCGCAGACGGCCTGGGGTGATAGTGGAGTCTATGTCTGCTCTGTAATTTCTTCCCTGGACCTCACGGGAAACAGTGAGGACTATACCGAGCTCATAGTTTTGGGTGAGTTGTACTTCAAACCTATTTGATCcaaactggtgtgtgtgttttggggggggggcatgcagGCACGTGTACCTTTTGAAGCTGTTGACTCACTATGGCTATGACTGTTTGCTCACTATGACTGAAAGATATGCCCCTCCTTTACCATGAAGGGACACTTTGCAGCTTCTTCTGACATCTCTTGTTTAtgattttttctgaaattaatgcaGTAGTCTTGTCACTGTctgctttcttttcagaaattGTCTGGTTGCTTGTCAGTTTCTCTGTGAAGGATTCCAAGTTATAGGAGCTTTCTCTCAAATGGTTGGTCAGCTGGAGAACAAATAGTTGATATGAAAAGTATTTGTCTAAGAACAATGTCAAAAAGCACACAAGAGGTCTATTAAGTAATTGTATGTCTGTCTTTCGCAGAGAGAAAGTCTAATACTACAGACCTCCTGCCTGGCATTGACTTACTGGTCATGGAAGGTACTTTATTTGTCCCTTCTAAGAATTGTACTATTATCAGTTCTCATAATAGCCCCCTTGTAACAGAGTGCGGTTAggaatttttttctcccactttACTCTGTGGAATCCTTCACAAGAGAAACATCATTATCCCTCCCCCACCTTTTTGTGTTGTGGTAAAGGAGACATGTGTCATAAGATGTAATTATTCTGATTTGCTGCACTTTGATACCAGCAGGGGTTTATATATAGAACCAAAGAGTACTATTTTCATTCTCCACTGTCATTTTGTGGGATAGATTTTCATTGCAATAAATCTATGATTACTGTGGTTAAAGAAAATTGTGTGACAAAATAAGTGTCAGTAAAACATGTTCCAGGTATCCTTCCACTTAAGaatattttttgctttcaaGCTTTTCTGGGtcactaacaaaaaaaaaaatgcacgcTCAGTTTAGTACTCGGTTCAACATCTTAATTTTGACAGTTGAAAAGTAACTGTAGTACTGTTTTGTGAGGCAGCATTTCTCTGAATTTTATGCTCATCAATCTAGTCTTTCAGTCATTTTCTTAAACCTTTCAGCCAACACTTTCTGTGGATGGTTTGCAAAATTTAAGTCTTGTTGGGGGGTTCCAAAAATTAGAAATACAGCTAATTATTTGAAGGCTATCTCCCAGTTGTATTGTTAATCTCCCACTGCATTTTGAGATTTGTTAATCTGCTGTCTTTGATTTATTGACCATAGTGCATGATCATGTCTTGCATGAGGcctttcttcagtttttacttGGTCGGGTTCTGCGATAAAGTAAAATCAATCTGCATGCTCTTTGCATGTTGTATTccagaaaagcttctgctaaatataaTTTAGCTGTGCTTCACTGATCTGAAGAAAAGTTAGAGAAGTCTTACAGATTTACACTTCCTCTGTACATTCCTCAGATTGGTTGCTGGTGGTGTTAGTGGTGCTTGGCTTTCTActcctcctgctcttcatcGCCATTTGCTGGTGCCAGTGCTGCCCACACACGTGCTGCTGCTACGTGAGCTGCCCCTGCTGCCCTGAGCGGTGTTGCTGTCCTAGGGCATGTGAGTATTGACACTGGTATTTCGTCAACTGCACACAGGATAGTTACTGTTGTTATGGTACATCTCTGAGGATGTGTCACTTTTAGTCCGCTTTGTGGCCTAAATGCACTGAGCTCCTAACTAGCGGATGCAAAATTAAATCTGCTCACTTAAAGCAACGAAGGTCAGTTACACTTCCCCATTTATTCCAACAGTGTATGAAGCTGGAAAGGCCGTAAAATCTGGTGTGCCGAGCCACTACGCCCCGACCCTCTATGCACCCAGCATGTATGCCCAACCACCCTATGGTGGTGCTGTGCAGAACCCCATAGCCATTCCCTTGCTGCCCCAGCCCATCAACCCCGTTTCCCAACCCAATGGCTATGGTCGTGACTATGATGGTGCCAGCTCCGGTAAGAAACAAGCTTTTGAACTGAAAACAAGAAGAGCAGACAGATAACACTGAAATTATAATTatcaataacattttttatagATTGTATATTACTTAGTTCAAACTTTTACATCTTATCTGTTTTTCCTCCTTATGTGATTGAGTTCTTTTTCAActtaattttctgtaattatcctttttatttacttttaagcttcaaaatgacacattttcttttctctgcttcAGTTATGTGCTTCTGATCTGTCATTAAAATGACcaactttttcagttttgtctctTAAACAGGAAGTTCTTCCCTTGGTTGCCTTTTTAGCCTGAACCTTTGTTTGCTTAGCACATTTTTGTTTCCACAGTTGGGCAGGGCTCCCAGGTTCCATTGCTCAATGATCAGGACAGTGGGGGCAACACAAGTGAGTGCTAAAAACACAGAACTTCTTGACAATGGTGTGTTTTACCTCACTTTCTTAGTGTTCAGTTTTAGAATTGAATGTTGCCGTTAGTTTATTACCTTGGTGATAGCACATCGGGATGGAGAAACTTCTGTTCTTTTTGTGAGGTTTTCAGGGTTTGTAAGGCTAGTCAATTTCACAGTGAATGAGTCACTGTTATTTCCTGTCTTCCAgcttccctttttttcctttttgtatgCCAGAAAGAAGCTGTGATGTTGGCAAGCTGTAAAGAGCAGTTTTCTTCCTTGCAgaaagcacaaagaaaatattaagaCTGCAGTTTACTAGTTCAGTTGTGTTTTAGTTTTCACCTACAGTCTGCATCACCAAGTATCTGAAATAGAGGCGTTCTTCAGGAGGCTGAGACGCACAATAAAGATGTCTTGTAAAACCAGTTCTCAGTGAAAACTGCTTACTTTGCTGCATATCATCAGTGgtttataactttttttaatgaattttgcaCTGTCAAACTCCTGTTCTTTGACATGTTCCGCGGCCTGCACACTAGCACGCAGTGGCTATCGCATCCAGGCTAACCCAGATGGAAATGCCACACGAGTACTCTACTACATGGAGAGGGAGCTGGCTAACCTCGATCCCACCAGGCCTGTCAACAGCTCCGGCAATTACCACCGCTGTCAGTCTTCTACTTGTGTTTATTctattgtttatttgctttttgtatttattgtactatttgtattttatttccgATAACTTGTTAATTTACGTTGCTATTATATTCTTGACAACTTTACTGAGACATTTTGTGTTCCCTTTCCTGTCATCTGTGTTTTTTAGTGGATGGGATGAGCGAGGTCAGCTCTTTACATGAGGATCTGGATCCCCGCACTCGAGGGCGGTCACAGCCTCCTCCTCTGGCTACAGTTTTTGATCAGGATGAGAACATGAGCACCATCAGCAGTGTTTCTCAGCAGGGTCGGCGTGATGACTATGCCAGACGAGGAGGTGTGCCTTCAAGGGGCTATATGGCTACCCGAGGACGTGCACGCTCAGTGGACAACCTGGATGATGTTGGCCGTGGTTACCGCGACCGTGATGACTACCCTCTCAATCGGCGTGAGGGAGGAGCCAGAGGAGGCCGGAGAGGGTATGTACTTCATTTTGTAGATTGAATGTACTGTTGCCTTACATGAAAACTGAGTGTTGTAACTAGAACCAAAAAAAATATGGCAAGCTGTCAATAGTTTGCATATTGCTACCAGTTTACCTTAGAGACTTCTTTCTGTTTCACAGTTCTGATGACGAATGGAGCAGCAGTGGCCGTAGCGACTATAACCGCTATGATCGCAATAGACGTGACTATTTACCTGATGACCGCTGTCCTGGTGGGGGTTACCAGGGCAGACGTAGCCGCAGCCGTGATGATCTGATGGAGCTGGAACGGGATCATGGGAGAGGAGGGCATCAGCCCTATGATGACAGCTTCCTGAAGGAGGCACTGCAGAGGAAGAAGATGGGCGAGCAGCATCGGACCCGCAGTCGGGATAGGCTGGACAGCGAGAGCGATCGCTCAGAGCGCAGCCGGGGAGGACGAGGCCCACCGCCTCTG belongs to Scleropages formosus chromosome 18, fSclFor1.1, whole genome shotgun sequence and includes:
- the lsr gene encoding lipolysis-stimulated lipoprotein receptor isoform X1; the protein is MIMSTTTFTFAAFLLIGSTMAISVQCPSKRYVVILFQPVTLTCNYQTSSTQPPVVTWKYKSFCRDPIQAALNPSSAENAISQVNPNYNPNIECSDSARTIRIVASKQGSSVTLGNEYQARKISIINDADLNIAQTAWGDSGVYVCSVISSLDLTGNSEDYTELIVLERKSNTTDLLPGIDLLVMEDWLLVVLVVLGFLLLLLFIAICWCQCCPHTCCCYVSCPCCPERCCCPRALYEAGKAVKSGVPSHYAPTLYAPSMYAQPPYGGAVQNPIAIPLLPQPINPVSQPNGYGRDYDGASSVGQGSQVPLLNDQDSGGNTTRSGYRIQANPDGNATRVLYYMERELANLDPTRPVNSSGNYHRLDGMSEVSSLHEDLDPRTRGRSQPPPLATVFDQDENMSTISSVSQQGRRDDYARRGGVPSRGYMATRGRARSVDNLDDVGRGYRDRDDYPLNRREGGARGGRRGSDDEWSSSGRSDYNRYDRNRRDYLPDDRCPGGGYQGRRSRSRDDLMELERDHGRGGHQPYDDSFLKEALQRKKMGEQHRTRSRDRLDSESDRSERSRGGRGPPPLPLTPPSSYPDRRPHNDMFPPPPPPYSEDESVASSKKSNLRKNGAVSRESLVV
- the lsr gene encoding lipolysis-stimulated lipoprotein receptor isoform X2, translating into MIMSTTTFTFAAFLLIGSTMAISVQCPSKRYVVILFQPVTLTCNYQTSSTQPPVVTWKYKSFCRDPIQAALNPSSAENAISQVNPNYNPNIECSDSARTIRIVASKQGSSVTLGNEYQARKISIINDADLNIAQTAWGDSGVYVCSVISSLDLTGNSEDYTELIVLDWLLVVLVVLGFLLLLLFIAICWCQCCPHTCCCYVSCPCCPERCCCPRALYEAGKAVKSGVPSHYAPTLYAPSMYAQPPYGGAVQNPIAIPLLPQPINPVSQPNGYGRDYDGASSVGQGSQVPLLNDQDSGGNTTRSGYRIQANPDGNATRVLYYMERELANLDPTRPVNSSGNYHRLDGMSEVSSLHEDLDPRTRGRSQPPPLATVFDQDENMSTISSVSQQGRRDDYARRGGVPSRGYMATRGRARSVDNLDDVGRGYRDRDDYPLNRREGGARGGRRGSDDEWSSSGRSDYNRYDRNRRDYLPDDRCPGGGYQGRRSRSRDDLMELERDHGRGGHQPYDDSFLKEALQRKKMGEQHRTRSRDRLDSESDRSERSRGGRGPPPLPLTPPSSYPDRRPHNDMFPPPPPPYSEDESVASSKKSNLRKNGAVSRESLVV